Proteins encoded by one window of Xylella fastidiosa:
- the mnmA gene encoding tRNA 2-thiouridine(34) synthase MnmA, translating into MNTPRIIVAMSGGVDSSVAAWRLNSQREAIAGLFMRNWTDDGNGQCHAEEDRRDAVAVCGILGIAFHFRDFSHEYWQEVFTHFLAEYANGRTPNPDVLCNREIKFKHFLETARELGADRIATGHYARIEHYRQRWHLLRGADRSKDQSYFLHQLGQEQLAATLFPIGDLEKQQLRQLAHQTGLPTHAKKDSTGICFIGERNFREFLKQYLPAQPGEIRDPQEQRIAEHPGVFYFTLGQRQGLNIGGVRNRPPSPWYVIGKDLATNVLYVDQHRDSPFLQSRWLRSEPAHWVSGSPPAPTFTCTAQTRYRQADEPCKVTVRNDGSLDVDFTRTQWAVTPGQSLVLYDGNECLGGAVIATTDAPLERKRARNLSKTENVLQ; encoded by the coding sequence ATGAACACACCCCGGATCATCGTCGCCATGTCCGGCGGAGTAGATTCATCAGTCGCAGCGTGGCGCTTGAACAGTCAACGCGAAGCCATCGCCGGATTATTCATGCGAAACTGGACTGACGACGGAAATGGTCAGTGCCACGCCGAAGAAGATCGCCGCGACGCCGTAGCCGTTTGCGGCATCCTTGGTATCGCTTTTCACTTCCGTGATTTCTCACACGAGTACTGGCAGGAAGTGTTCACACACTTCCTTGCCGAATACGCCAATGGGCGCACCCCTAATCCCGACGTCCTTTGCAACCGCGAAATCAAATTCAAGCATTTCCTGGAAACAGCACGCGAACTTGGCGCCGACCGCATTGCCACCGGTCACTACGCCAGGATCGAACATTATCGCCAACGTTGGCACCTGTTAAGAGGCGCCGACCGCAGCAAAGACCAAAGTTATTTCCTGCACCAACTTGGTCAGGAACAATTAGCAGCAACACTATTCCCAATCGGTGACTTGGAAAAACAACAGCTACGCCAACTGGCACACCAAACAGGCCTCCCTACCCATGCCAAAAAAGACTCAACTGGGATCTGCTTCATCGGAGAACGCAACTTCCGTGAGTTCCTCAAGCAATACCTGCCAGCACAACCGGGAGAAATCCGCGATCCACAAGAACAACGGATTGCCGAGCACCCCGGCGTGTTCTATTTCACTCTCGGTCAACGTCAGGGCTTGAATATCGGTGGAGTGCGCAACCGCCCCCCTTCCCCCTGGTACGTCATCGGCAAAGACTTAGCAACCAACGTACTTTACGTGGACCAACATCGTGACAGCCCCTTCTTACAGTCACGCTGGCTGCGCTCGGAACCGGCACACTGGGTGTCAGGATCACCGCCAGCCCCTACCTTTACGTGCACCGCACAAACACGATACCGCCAAGCTGATGAACCCTGCAAAGTCACAGTACGCAACGACGGCAGCCTTGACGTAGATTTCACACGAACACAATGGGCAGTCACTCCGGGACAGTCACTGGTACTGTACGACGGCAATGAATGCCTAGGTGGCGCAGTGATCGCCACCACAGACGCACCGTTAGAACGCAAGCGGGCGCGTAATCTTTCCAAAACTGAGAATGTGCTGCAATGA
- a CDS encoding NUDIX hydrolase, giving the protein MPLTQEHWQPNVTVATVVAHNQHLLLVEETINGILMLNQPAGHLEPGESLLQAALRETLEETGWKVRLTSLIGSYLWTSATGYTYLRFAFSAEPLTYYPQHPLDVGIVRALWLTPSELQAATAPLRSPLVWQVIADYLSGQQAPLDLVRYVP; this is encoded by the coding sequence ATGCCTCTAACACAAGAACACTGGCAACCAAATGTAACCGTAGCCACTGTGGTAGCACACAACCAGCACCTATTACTGGTCGAAGAAACAATCAATGGAATACTGATGCTGAATCAACCTGCTGGCCATTTGGAACCAGGCGAGAGTCTACTCCAGGCCGCACTGCGCGAGACCCTGGAAGAAACCGGCTGGAAAGTACGTTTAACGAGCCTAATCGGCAGTTACCTGTGGACCTCTGCAACAGGTTACACCTACCTCAGATTTGCCTTCTCTGCAGAACCATTGACCTACTATCCCCAGCATCCCCTGGATGTGGGCATCGTACGTGCACTCTGGCTGACCCCATCAGAACTGCAAGCGGCTACAGCCCCCCTACGCAGTCCGCTAGTATGGCAAGTCATCGCCGACTATCTGTCCGGACAGCAGGCCCCACTGGACTTGGTGCGATACGTACCATGA
- the clpS gene encoding ATP-dependent Clp protease adapter ClpS gives MSQKTVHDQDNALLLETGNTKVAPPPRYQVLLLNDDYTPMDFVIVVLQQFFAMDLKKATQVMLHVHTRGRGVCGFYTREVAESKVAQVNEFSRIHQHPLLCTMKQA, from the coding sequence ATGTCACAAAAGACCGTACACGATCAGGATAATGCATTACTGTTGGAGACTGGTAATACCAAAGTTGCGCCGCCACCGCGGTATCAGGTGTTGCTCCTGAATGACGATTACACTCCAATGGATTTTGTTATTGTGGTGTTGCAGCAATTCTTTGCTATGGATCTTAAGAAGGCAACTCAGGTGATGTTGCATGTACATACTCGTGGTCGTGGTGTGTGTGGGTTCTATACGCGTGAAGTGGCTGAATCGAAGGTTGCGCAGGTTAACGAATTTTCCCGGATACATCAGCATCCGCTGTTATGTACGATGAAACAGGCATAA
- the clpA gene encoding ATP-dependent Clp protease ATP-binding subunit ClpA: MFSKDLEQTIGQCYKRTREACHEFMTVEHLLLSLLDNPLAHAVLKACGADVTRLKRDLEQAIEVSITRLDADDGRDTQPTLGFQRVLQRAVYHVQSSGKKEVTGANVLVAIFGEKDSHAVYFLNQQDISRLDIVNYLSHGITRMGEESDIGQAAENEAKGESEANKGDALAEYAINLNEHARNGRIDPLVGRKDEIERTIQVLCRRRKNNPLYVGEAGVGKTAIAEGLAKRIVDRSVPEVLADAVIYSLDLGALVAGTKYRGDFEKRLKGVLSALRKTPNVVLFIDEIHTIIGAGSASGGTMDASNLIKPALASGELRCIGSTTFQEYRGIFEKDRALARRFQKIDIVEPTAGEAFEILQGLKPKYEAHHGVTYADDALRAAVDLSVKHIGDRLLPDKAIDVIDEAGARQRLLPEKERKELIDIEEIETIVTKMARVPAKQVSVSDKDVLKHLERNLKMVIFGQEPAIEMLSSAIKLARSGLGNPDKPIGNFLLAGPTGVGKTEVTKQLAHHLGIELVRFDMSEYMEPHSVSRLIGAPPGYVGFDQGGLLTEKIVKTPHCVLLLDEVEKAHMDVFNILLQVMDRGVLTDTNGREASFKNVILVMTTNAGASQSSRRTIGFTKQDHTSDAMEVICRSFSPEFRNRLDAIVQFQPLGFSHILRVVDKFIIELEMLLQEKRVVLSATPIARDWLAQHGFDPLMGARPMARVIQEKIKRPLADELLFGKLLNGGRVGIDVRDNELIVETYSEPELLFPATVE, from the coding sequence ATGTTCAGCAAAGATCTCGAGCAAACAATAGGCCAGTGCTACAAGCGAACGCGTGAGGCGTGTCATGAGTTCATGACCGTTGAGCATCTGCTTCTTTCATTGTTGGACAATCCATTGGCGCACGCTGTACTGAAGGCTTGCGGAGCGGATGTTACCAGGCTGAAGCGTGACCTTGAGCAGGCCATTGAGGTATCTATTACCCGCTTGGATGCCGATGACGGCCGTGATACTCAGCCGACGCTTGGTTTCCAGCGAGTGCTGCAGCGTGCTGTTTACCATGTGCAGTCTTCTGGTAAGAAGGAGGTGACCGGCGCTAATGTACTGGTGGCTATCTTTGGTGAAAAGGATTCGCATGCCGTCTACTTTCTGAATCAGCAGGACATCAGCCGACTCGATATCGTCAACTATTTATCCCACGGTATTACCCGTATGGGCGAGGAGAGTGACATCGGGCAAGCTGCTGAGAATGAGGCTAAGGGGGAAAGTGAGGCGAATAAGGGGGATGCTCTTGCTGAATATGCTATTAACTTGAATGAGCATGCACGGAATGGACGAATTGATCCATTGGTTGGGCGCAAAGATGAGATTGAACGTACGATCCAGGTGTTATGCCGACGTCGCAAGAATAACCCGCTCTATGTAGGTGAAGCGGGCGTTGGTAAAACCGCAATCGCTGAGGGTTTGGCCAAGCGTATTGTTGATCGTAGTGTGCCGGAGGTGCTTGCCGATGCGGTGATCTACTCGTTGGATCTTGGCGCTCTGGTGGCTGGTACCAAATATCGTGGTGACTTTGAAAAACGTCTGAAGGGTGTGTTAAGTGCGTTGCGCAAAACCCCTAACGTAGTTTTGTTTATTGATGAAATCCATACCATCATCGGCGCTGGTTCCGCTTCGGGTGGCACGATGGATGCGTCTAATTTGATCAAGCCAGCCTTGGCTTCAGGTGAGTTACGTTGCATTGGTTCGACCACGTTTCAAGAGTATCGCGGCATCTTCGAAAAGGACCGTGCTTTGGCGAGGCGTTTTCAGAAGATCGATATCGTCGAGCCTACCGCGGGCGAGGCTTTCGAGATTCTACAAGGACTCAAGCCTAAGTATGAGGCACATCACGGCGTTACCTATGCTGATGACGCATTGCGCGCTGCGGTTGATTTATCGGTCAAGCACATCGGTGATCGGTTGTTGCCGGATAAGGCGATTGATGTGATAGATGAGGCGGGCGCGCGTCAGCGCCTGTTGCCGGAGAAAGAACGCAAAGAGCTGATCGATATTGAGGAGATTGAGACCATTGTTACGAAGATGGCTAGGGTCCCGGCGAAGCAGGTGAGTGTGAGCGATAAGGACGTTTTGAAGCACCTCGAACGCAATTTGAAGATGGTGATCTTTGGTCAGGAGCCAGCGATTGAGATGCTGTCGTCGGCAATTAAGTTGGCGCGCAGTGGCCTAGGTAATCCGGATAAGCCGATTGGAAACTTCCTGCTTGCTGGCCCAACGGGGGTTGGTAAAACTGAGGTGACTAAACAATTAGCACACCATCTTGGGATCGAGTTGGTACGTTTTGACATGTCTGAGTACATGGAGCCGCATTCGGTGAGTCGTCTGATTGGTGCGCCTCCGGGCTATGTTGGTTTTGATCAGGGAGGGTTGCTGACTGAGAAGATCGTCAAGACTCCACACTGCGTTCTGCTGTTGGACGAGGTGGAGAAAGCGCATATGGATGTCTTCAATATTCTCCTACAGGTCATGGATCGCGGTGTGTTAACGGATACCAATGGACGTGAGGCGAGTTTTAAAAATGTGATCCTGGTAATGACGACCAATGCAGGTGCGTCCCAATCTTCACGGCGTACGATTGGTTTCACTAAGCAGGACCATACCAGCGATGCGATGGAAGTGATTTGTCGCAGCTTCAGCCCTGAGTTCCGCAATCGTCTTGATGCGATTGTGCAGTTTCAGCCACTGGGTTTCAGTCACATTCTGCGGGTTGTCGACAAGTTCATCATTGAGTTGGAGATGTTACTTCAAGAGAAGCGTGTTGTTTTGTCGGCTACGCCGATTGCTCGCGACTGGCTGGCTCAGCATGGTTTTGATCCGCTTATGGGTGCTCGTCCGATGGCACGTGTGATTCAAGAGAAAATCAAACGCCCACTTGCAGACGAATTGTTGTTTGGTAAGTTGCTCAACGGTGGTCGGGTAGGCATTGATGTGCGTGATAATGAGTTAATTGTTGAGACTTATTCGGAACCAGAGCTGTTGTTTCCGGCGACCGTGGAGTAA
- the infA gene encoding translation initiation factor IF-1 translates to MSKDDCIEFEGTVSETLPNTTFRIKLESGHEVTAHISGRMRKNYIRILTGDRVKIEMTAYDLTKGRIIYRMK, encoded by the coding sequence ATGTCGAAAGACGATTGCATTGAATTTGAAGGCACTGTCAGCGAGACACTGCCAAACACCACTTTTCGGATCAAGTTAGAAAGCGGGCACGAAGTTACTGCTCATATTTCCGGACGCATGCGCAAAAACTACATTCGCATCCTAACCGGCGATCGCGTAAAAATAGAGATGACTGCATACGATCTAACTAAAGGGCGTATCATTTATCGTATGAAATAA
- the aat gene encoding leucyl/phenylalanyl-tRNA--protein transferase, translated as MHSQPYLLSPTPNTPFPPAEHALHEPNGLLAIGGDLTPQRLLAAYRSGIFPWFTEGQPPLWWSPDPRTVFHSDNIHLSRRFRRSLRTSTWTVRADTMFAAVIDACASTPRRGQDGTWITANMREAYLTLHQHGYAHSVEVFDGTMLVGGIYGVAIGRMFFGESMFSTHNGASKIALASLAYFLHTHSVPLIDAQVENQHLLNLGAERWPRRDFLTSVRRLITQTELPACWSVLFGEKLSRDLV; from the coding sequence GTGCATTCCCAACCCTATCTGCTCTCTCCCACACCAAATACACCATTCCCACCGGCGGAACACGCCCTGCACGAACCCAATGGGCTCCTTGCAATCGGCGGTGACCTGACCCCACAACGTTTGCTCGCAGCTTATAGGAGCGGCATATTTCCATGGTTCACAGAAGGACAACCACCGTTGTGGTGGTCGCCTGACCCTCGCACCGTGTTTCACAGTGACAACATCCATTTGAGCAGACGCTTCCGCCGCAGCCTACGCACTTCAACCTGGACCGTACGCGCCGACACAATGTTCGCCGCAGTGATCGACGCCTGTGCATCTACCCCGCGCCGCGGCCAAGATGGAACATGGATCACTGCGAATATGCGCGAAGCGTACCTCACGCTACATCAACATGGTTATGCCCATTCGGTCGAAGTATTTGACGGCACCATGCTCGTTGGTGGTATTTATGGCGTGGCAATTGGACGCATGTTTTTTGGCGAAAGCATGTTCAGTACTCACAACGGAGCCTCCAAAATCGCTCTCGCCAGTCTTGCATATTTCTTACACACCCACAGCGTGCCACTCATTGATGCCCAAGTCGAGAACCAGCACTTGCTGAATCTGGGTGCCGAACGCTGGCCACGAAGGGACTTCCTGACCTCCGTACGTCGCTTAATCACGCAAACCGAGCTACCTGCCTGTTGGAGTGTACTGTTCGGTGAGAAGCTAAGTAGAGACCTCGTATAA
- a CDS encoding GNAT family N-acetyltransferase, whose product MNLEVRWLNALDEIAADIWDSLHDGSNPFLTHAFLSGLEQYGCLRPSWGWKPLHLTLWDNSTLVAAAPGYLKYNSHGEFVFDHAWAQAYALQRQAYYPKWLCGIPYSPVTGPRLLALDTAKRQALLTAVKARVTQDNLSSAHINFHTDEEEITFGTTDDGWLARSDVQYHWCNIAGWPDFDTFLATMDHKHRKNIRQERAKVARSGVRIQSIHGDEATPIELKAMHHFYVNTFHQYGNAPALTLPFLTHLAKTIPRQLVLFMATLNGKLIGGSLCLRSAKTLYGRHWGGAALPGLHFETCYYQGIDYCLREGLTRFEPGAQGKHKIARGFLPTEVRSRHWISDPRFRIPLAHWCATERIAITAHMHELIAHSPFRKD is encoded by the coding sequence ATGAACTTGGAGGTACGTTGGCTAAATGCGCTGGACGAGATTGCAGCCGATATCTGGGATTCTCTGCACGATGGCAGCAATCCCTTCCTAACGCATGCTTTCCTATCAGGCCTAGAGCAGTATGGCTGTCTACGTCCATCCTGGGGTTGGAAGCCACTACACCTTACCCTATGGGACAACAGCACCCTGGTCGCCGCCGCACCTGGCTATCTGAAGTACAACTCGCACGGTGAGTTTGTGTTTGATCACGCATGGGCACAGGCCTATGCACTCCAAAGACAAGCCTACTACCCGAAGTGGTTGTGCGGCATCCCTTACTCTCCAGTCACTGGTCCTCGCTTATTAGCACTCGATACGGCGAAACGTCAGGCGCTACTCACAGCAGTAAAGGCTAGAGTAACGCAAGACAATCTTTCCTCGGCGCATATAAACTTTCATACTGATGAAGAGGAAATCACATTTGGTACCACCGATGACGGTTGGCTGGCCCGAAGCGACGTGCAGTACCATTGGTGCAATATTGCAGGCTGGCCGGATTTCGATACATTTCTAGCCACAATGGACCATAAACACCGCAAAAACATCCGACAGGAGCGCGCAAAAGTCGCCCGCTCTGGGGTGCGCATCCAATCCATCCATGGCGACGAAGCAACCCCTATCGAACTGAAAGCGATGCATCACTTCTATGTGAACACCTTTCACCAGTACGGCAACGCACCCGCCTTGACACTACCATTTCTCACACACCTGGCAAAGACCATACCGCGGCAACTGGTGCTGTTCATGGCCACACTTAACGGCAAGCTGATCGGCGGCTCACTATGCCTACGCAGTGCAAAGACGCTGTACGGCCGCCACTGGGGCGGCGCAGCATTACCGGGGCTGCACTTCGAGACTTGCTACTACCAAGGCATTGATTACTGCCTACGCGAGGGTCTGACCCGCTTCGAGCCAGGCGCTCAAGGTAAACACAAGATCGCGCGCGGATTCCTACCAACCGAAGTGCGTAGCAGACACTGGATCTCTGATCCCCGCTTCCGAATACCATTGGCGCACTGGTGTGCCACGGAACGCATCGCAATCACAGCCCATATGCACGAACTGATTGCACATTCACCATTCCGTAAAGACTGA